A genomic stretch from Anabaena sphaerica FACHB-251 includes:
- a CDS encoding ChaB family protein: MPYSKIEELPQDIKDRLPQHAQQIFVAAFNAAKSDGMIENDALEVAWNSVHNEFEPDSEGNWHRKPEDPAIHHKAVMSGGN; this comes from the coding sequence ATGCCTTATAGTAAAATAGAAGAATTACCACAAGACATCAAAGACAGACTACCACAACACGCACAACAGATTTTTGTTGCTGCTTTCAATGCTGCTAAAAGTGATGGAATGATTGAAAATGATGCTTTAGAAGTAGCTTGGAATAGTGTTCACAATGAATTTGAACCAGACAGCGAAGGTAACTGGCATAGAAAACCAGAAGATCCTGCTATACATCATAAAGCTGTAATGTCTGGTGGTAATTAA
- the lnt gene encoding apolipoprotein N-acyltransferase — protein sequence MKYLGKKLFSSFHLYTLSFISGILMGVTVAPFGAWFLAWFTLAPLWVLVVKNTTKKTILHAFLWAIAYHGIALSWLTGIHPMNWLGVPWWPSLFITIFCWSFISLWGGLLVSLWAFLMVRLDKQKPWLRILIGTALWCGLESLWSSGSLWWSSLAYTQSPHNLVILHLGQLSGPNTVTAVIVAVNGLVAESWIYFCTQRRRGAEEERKTSASLRFFNKYLISATILLITSHILGFILYSQPLNNNENSDLKIGVIQGNIPNEIKLLPQGYRKAITGYTNGYLQLASQGVDGVLTPEGALPLYERNFKNTPLLDAVKDKGVIAWIGGFGERGKSYTNSLFGVNSKGEVTSRYDKSKLVPLGEFVPFEEIVGALVQRLSPLDEHQVHGAKNQVFDTPLGRAIVGICYESAFSEIFRYQAFNGGQFILSSSNDAHYTAAMADQHHAQDIMRAIETDRWAVRATNTGYSAFVDPHGRTLWKSGYNSYETHAEIIYPRQTQTLYVRWGDWLMPLLLVLAFLGWVLL from the coding sequence ATGAAGTATTTGGGAAAAAAGCTGTTTTCATCCTTTCATCTTTACACCTTATCCTTTATCAGTGGCATTCTCATGGGTGTAACCGTCGCCCCCTTTGGCGCTTGGTTCTTAGCCTGGTTCACCCTTGCCCCTCTCTGGGTCTTGGTTGTTAAAAATACAACCAAAAAAACTATCCTCCATGCTTTTTTATGGGCGATCGCCTATCATGGAATTGCCCTTTCTTGGCTCACCGGTATTCATCCCATGAACTGGTTAGGTGTTCCCTGGTGGCCAAGTTTATTTATTACCATCTTCTGTTGGTCATTTATTAGCCTCTGGGGAGGTCTATTAGTCTCCCTTTGGGCATTTTTAATGGTGCGGTTAGACAAGCAAAAACCGTGGTTACGGATTTTAATTGGTACAGCTTTATGGTGTGGGTTAGAAAGTTTGTGGAGTTCTGGTTCTTTATGGTGGAGTTCTCTTGCTTACACTCAATCACCGCATAATTTGGTAATTTTACATTTGGGGCAACTTTCCGGTCCTAATACTGTAACTGCGGTTATTGTGGCAGTTAATGGGTTGGTTGCGGAGTCTTGGATTTATTTTTGCACGCAGAGACGCAGAGGCGCAGAGGAGGAAAGGAAAACTTCTGCGTCTCTGCGGTTCTTTAATAAATACTTAATTTCAGCTACAATACTGTTAATTACTTCCCATATTTTAGGGTTTATTCTTTATTCTCAACCTTTGAATAATAATGAAAATTCAGATTTGAAAATAGGTGTTATTCAAGGTAATATTCCTAATGAAATTAAGTTGCTTCCTCAAGGATATCGCAAAGCAATTACAGGTTACACTAATGGATATTTACAGTTGGCAAGTCAAGGTGTTGATGGTGTTCTGACTCCTGAAGGTGCTTTACCTTTATATGAACGCAATTTTAAAAATACTCCTTTATTGGATGCTGTGAAAGATAAAGGTGTAATTGCTTGGATTGGTGGTTTTGGTGAAAGGGGGAAAAGCTATACTAATAGTTTATTTGGTGTGAATAGTAAAGGGGAAGTTACCAGCAGATATGACAAATCAAAACTTGTTCCTTTGGGGGAATTTGTTCCTTTTGAAGAAATTGTTGGGGCGTTAGTTCAACGGTTATCTCCTTTAGATGAACATCAAGTACATGGGGCAAAAAATCAAGTTTTTGATACTCCCTTGGGGCGGGCTATTGTTGGTATTTGTTATGAGTCTGCTTTTTCAGAAATATTCAGATATCAAGCTTTTAATGGTGGGCAATTTATTTTGAGTTCTTCTAACGATGCCCATTATACTGCTGCTATGGCAGATCAACATCATGCCCAGGATATCATGAGAGCAATTGAAACTGATAGATGGGCTGTGAGGGCAACAAATACCGGTTATTCGGCTTTTGTTGATCCGCATGGGAGAACTTTATGGAAATCAGGATATAATTCCTATGAAACCCACGCTGAAATTATTTATCCTCGTCAAACGCAGACTTTATATGTGCGTTGGGGTGATTGGTTGATGCCTTTGTTGTTGGTTCTGGCGTTTTTGGGGTGGGTATTATTGTGA
- a CDS encoding GNAT family N-acetyltransferase, translated as MLTITDEIKIRPMQDHKHDYLLMEKWRTDEKVLKFYGGRDYPYNLAKVIKTYKPRILGKEPLIPCIFSYQNIAIGYLQYYELNKLPQYIREMYSLEDTNHVYGIDLFIGETQYWNQGIGTKVLSSAIDYIFSQLPAVKIVIDPHVKNFRAIRCYEKCGFVKVKLLPCHDLLEGKYQDCWLMERERNNSLH; from the coding sequence ATGCTAACTATCACAGACGAAATTAAAATTCGTCCTATGCAAGATCATAAACATGACTATCTGTTAATGGAAAAATGGCGCACAGATGAGAAAGTATTAAAATTTTATGGCGGCAGAGATTATCCTTATAACTTAGCAAAGGTAATAAAAACCTATAAACCAAGAATTTTAGGAAAAGAACCTCTCATTCCCTGCATCTTCTCTTATCAAAATATAGCTATTGGTTATTTACAGTATTATGAACTGAATAAATTACCCCAATATATCAGAGAAATGTATTCTTTAGAAGATACGAATCATGTCTATGGTATTGATTTATTTATAGGTGAGACTCAATACTGGAATCAAGGAATTGGTACAAAAGTGCTTTCTTCAGCTATAGACTATATATTTAGCCAACTGCCAGCTGTTAAAATCGTTATTGATCCCCATGTCAAAAATTTTCGCGCTATTCGCTGCTATGAAAAATGTGGATTTGTGAAAGTTAAGCTGTTACCCTGTCATGACCTACTCGAAGGTAAATATCAGGATTGCTGGCTAATGGAAAGAGAACGTAATAATTCATTACACTAA
- a CDS encoding DUF1995 family protein, producing the protein MAELPKTLEDAIAQSREAVKSALADGVTRIQVELLFPELKFMPVAEQFLPLFAEYESRLKVFFADAGAAALARRDWADSPFKILDIGTGRTASLEAKIQPEDEIFLFIAPTSVEVPQLEKLCEIIGTRPFVMLNPRLEDSGTVGIGYAARETRRRFISTIESCYYLRPVDEESALMRCYPGDWEVWLETEGEYQKVAELPKKPSGDEIDMILMKGQPQTSDGTPAKKPSVFKSLQRFIKALSS; encoded by the coding sequence ATGGCTGAACTACCCAAAACCCTAGAAGATGCGATCGCTCAATCCCGTGAAGCGGTAAAATCGGCTTTAGCTGATGGTGTGACTCGTATTCAAGTGGAGTTACTGTTCCCAGAACTCAAATTTATGCCCGTAGCAGAACAATTTCTCCCCTTGTTTGCTGAATATGAATCTCGTCTCAAAGTCTTCTTTGCTGATGCTGGTGCAGCCGCTTTAGCCCGTCGAGATTGGGCAGATTCACCATTTAAAATTTTAGATATCGGCACAGGAAGGACAGCTTCTCTAGAAGCAAAAATTCAACCAGAGGATGAAATTTTCCTGTTTATCGCCCCTACTTCCGTAGAAGTACCGCAATTAGAAAAACTCTGTGAAATTATCGGCACACGCCCCTTTGTGATGTTAAACCCCCGTTTAGAAGATTCTGGTACAGTGGGTATTGGTTACGCAGCGAGAGAAACCCGCAGACGTTTCATTAGTACCATTGAATCTTGCTATTATCTGCGTCCAGTCGATGAAGAAAGCGCCCTCATGCGCTGCTATCCTGGAGATTGGGAAGTGTGGTTAGAAACCGAAGGCGAATATCAAAAAGTAGCCGAATTACCTAAAAAACCTTCCGGTGATGAAATAGACATGATCCTCATGAAAGGACAACCGCAAACCAGCGACGGAACACCCGCCAAAAAACCCAGTGTATTTAAGAGTTTGCAGCGGTTTATCAAGGCATTGAGTAGTTAA
- the gyrA gene encoding DNA gyrase subunit A, which yields MTTSQERIIPTDLRQEMSQSYLEYAMSVIVGRALPDARDGLKPVHRRILYAMHELGLLPDRPFRKSARVVGEVLGKYHPHGDTAVYDALVRMAQDFSMRSPLINGHGNFGSVDNDPPAAMRYTECRLQALTSASLLQDIEAETVDFIDNFDGSQQEPTVLPSRIPQLLLNGSSGIAVGMATNIPPHNLGELIDGLVALIHNPEITDLQLMQYIHGPDFPTGALVLGTGAIKEAYTTGRGSITMRGVASIETIEQRNRPERDAIIITELPYQTNKAALIEKIAELVNDKKIEGIADIRDESDRDGMRIVIELKRDAYPRVVLNNLYKQTPLQSNFGANMLALVNGEPHVLTLKDFLRVFLDFRIETINRRTRYQLRKAEERDHLLQGLLIALSHLDAIINLIRSAPDAPSAKGELITNYGLSEVQADAILQMQLRRLTALEADKIRLEHEELQIQIADLRDILDRRERVLEIIETEVAQIKTQFATPRRTAITHAEGEIDDIDLIANEKVLILLTKQGYIKRMPVSTFEAQSRATRGKAGAKVKDDDTIEHFLTCCDHDSVLFFSDRGVVYSLRTYQIPLGSRTSRGTPIVQMLPIPKEEKITSIVPVDEFREDEYLVMLTKGGNIKKTALAAFSNIRANGLIAISLEEGDQLRWVRRAKVEDSIIIGSRHGMAIHFRCTHDQLRPLGRATRGVKSMKLKAGDELVGMDILPAAILDTLNTETEADIEEEIIEIEETIEASEATEETIETTEAPNSNSTGPWVLVITMGGYGKRVPVGQFRLQNRAGQGLTATKFKNRKTKDKLATLRIVNSDEEIMMATNRGIIIRQAVNAISVQSRTATGVRVQRLDEDDAITGVAIVPPDTGDTGELEEAE from the coding sequence ATGACAACCTCACAGGAGAGGATTATCCCGACGGATTTACGACAAGAGATGTCGCAATCTTATCTGGAATACGCCATGAGCGTAATTGTAGGTCGGGCGCTGCCAGATGCCAGGGATGGTCTTAAACCTGTGCATCGTCGCATCCTCTATGCCATGCACGAGTTGGGTTTGCTGCCAGATCGCCCTTTTCGGAAAAGCGCCCGTGTAGTCGGGGAAGTGTTGGGTAAATATCACCCTCACGGTGACACGGCGGTATATGATGCTTTAGTAAGGATGGCGCAGGATTTTTCCATGCGATCGCCCTTAATTAACGGTCACGGTAACTTCGGTTCTGTAGACAACGATCCGCCGGCGGCAATGCGGTACACAGAATGTCGTTTGCAAGCTCTAACCAGCGCCTCCCTACTGCAAGACATCGAAGCCGAAACGGTAGACTTTATCGATAACTTCGACGGTTCCCAACAAGAACCGACAGTTTTACCATCACGTATCCCCCAACTACTGCTCAATGGTTCCTCTGGAATTGCGGTGGGGATGGCTACAAATATTCCTCCTCACAACTTAGGAGAATTGATTGATGGGTTAGTGGCATTAATTCACAACCCAGAAATTACTGATCTTCAGTTAATGCAGTACATTCATGGACCAGACTTCCCCACCGGGGCGCTGGTTTTAGGTACAGGGGCAATTAAAGAAGCTTACACCACAGGGCGCGGTTCTATTACCATGCGCGGTGTGGCCAGTATTGAAACTATTGAACAACGCAATAGACCAGAACGGGACGCAATTATTATCACAGAATTGCCCTACCAAACCAACAAAGCCGCATTAATTGAAAAAATTGCGGAGTTGGTGAATGATAAGAAAATTGAGGGAATTGCAGATATTCGGGATGAAAGCGATCGCGACGGAATGCGAATCGTCATAGAATTAAAACGTGATGCCTATCCCCGTGTAGTTTTAAATAACCTTTATAAACAGACTCCACTCCAGTCCAACTTTGGCGCGAATATGTTGGCCTTGGTCAACGGGGAACCCCATGTACTCACCCTCAAAGACTTCTTAAGAGTCTTCCTGGATTTCCGCATCGAAACCATTAACAGACGTACCCGTTACCAACTGCGAAAAGCAGAGGAAAGAGATCATCTGTTACAGGGTTTATTAATTGCCTTATCACATTTAGACGCAATTATCAACCTCATTCGTAGCGCCCCAGACGCACCCTCAGCCAAAGGTGAGTTAATCACGAATTATGGACTTTCCGAAGTTCAAGCAGATGCAATCTTACAAATGCAACTGCGACGCTTAACAGCCCTAGAAGCAGATAAAATTCGCCTGGAACACGAAGAATTACAAATCCAAATAGCCGACTTACGGGATATTTTGGACAGACGGGAAAGGGTGCTGGAAATCATAGAAACCGAAGTTGCCCAAATCAAAACCCAATTTGCCACACCCCGACGCACAGCTATTACCCACGCAGAAGGGGAAATAGATGATATTGACTTGATTGCTAATGAAAAAGTCCTAATTCTGCTAACAAAACAAGGTTACATCAAACGGATGCCCGTCAGCACCTTTGAAGCCCAAAGCCGTGCCACCAGAGGTAAAGCCGGGGCTAAGGTCAAAGATGATGATACCATTGAACATTTCTTAACCTGCTGTGACCATGATAGCGTATTGTTCTTTAGCGATCGCGGAGTCGTCTATAGCCTAAGAACCTATCAAATACCCTTGGGTTCCCGCACCAGTCGGGGTACACCCATAGTCCAGATGTTGCCCATACCCAAAGAAGAAAAAATCACCTCCATCGTCCCCGTAGACGAATTTAGGGAAGATGAATATTTGGTCATGCTCACCAAAGGCGGTAACATCAAAAAAACCGCACTGGCAGCATTTAGCAACATTCGCGCTAACGGATTAATTGCCATATCCTTAGAAGAAGGCGATCAACTGCGTTGGGTCAGACGTGCCAAAGTAGAAGATAGCATCATTATTGGTTCACGTCATGGCATGGCCATTCACTTCCGTTGTACCCATGATCAACTGCGTCCCCTGGGTAGGGCAACTCGTGGGGTAAAATCCATGAAACTCAAAGCCGGTGATGAATTAGTGGGAATGGATATTCTTCCTGCCGCAATTCTTGATACTTTAAATACAGAGACAGAAGCGGACATCGAAGAAGAAATCATCGAAATTGAAGAAACCATCGAAGCCAGCGAAGCCACCGAAGAAACCATAGAAACCACAGAAGCACCAAACAGCAACAGCACTGGTCCTTGGGTGTTGGTAATTACAATGGGAGGATATGGAAAGCGCGTACCAGTGGGACAATTCCGCCTCCAAAACCGTGCCGGACAAGGTTTAACCGCCACCAAATTCAAAAACCGCAAAACCAAAGACAAACTAGCAACCCTGCGGATTGTCAACAGCGACGAAGAAATTATGATGGCGACAAATCGCGGTATTATCATTCGTCAAGCTGTGAATGCTATTTCCGTACAATCACGGACGGCAACCGGAGTCAGAGTCCAGCGTTTAGACGAAGATGATGCCATTACCGGAGTAGCGATCGTTCCCCCCGATACTGGTGATACTGGCGAGTTAGAAGAGGCAGAATAA
- a CDS encoding CHAT domain-containing protein, whose amino-acid sequence MANRQKKILLMFLNLISLPGIISILLLSEPVAAIPGRMTTVAQQPATSEAAETAYAEAEKLFQQGTSASLKEAITKFEEAAKLYHQMRETRSESAAIGYIGYIYSLLGEKPKALEFHHQALLLRKKVGDKRGEAITLNHIGSIYDDLGEKQKALEFYNQALPLRRQIGDKRGEATTLNNIALLYDSLGEKQQAVLLYNQVLPLRRAERDKRGEAITLNNIGSVYDELGEKQKALDFYNQALPICRLLGDKDREATTLNNIGSVYNFLKENQKALTFYNQALPLKKLVGDRSGEANILNNIASVYDSLKEKQKALTLYNQALTLYQDVGDRGGEANTLRNLAYLQRNQGNLNEALIQIQSAIKIIENLRTKITSETLRTSYFSSVQSYYKLYIDLLMQLHKQQPSKGYDALALHANESARARSLLELITEANADIRQGVDSTLLQAERNIQKQLDNNEKLRIQLLNSKSTPEQIQALETETATLLKQSQDIKTQIRIKSPRYAALTQPQPLTLPQIQQQVLGENTLLLEYSLGEEKSYLWAVSKTEITSYELPKNADIVSLVKKFRNEIIKPQSGRKIVARAAVPLTQILLNPVAEKLANKRLVIVGDGALQYLPFAALISPNSDPEQYKFLIVNHEIITLPSASTVAILRTEQKGRKTPSKGLALLADPVFDIDDERFISQKTPIKRNTDNLEYLALKRAVSDTDIRFARLRFTRKEAEKILNLIPKYQSLQAYDFAANRQFATSSQLSQYRIIHFATHGIVNSKQPELSGLVLSLFDQQGKPENGFLRLHDIFNLKLSADLVVLSACQTGLGKEIAGEGLIGLTRGFMYAGSSRVVMSLWNVSDQGTSVLMGKFYQKMLQGGLKPATALREAQIEMLNDKRFSKPDYWAAFTIQGDW is encoded by the coding sequence ATGGCAAACAGGCAGAAAAAAATACTATTGATGTTTCTCAACTTGATATCACTACCAGGAATTATCAGTATATTATTACTCTCTGAGCCTGTAGCTGCCATACCTGGCAGAATGACAACTGTAGCCCAACAACCTGCAACATCTGAGGCGGCTGAAACAGCTTATGCAGAGGCTGAAAAACTATTTCAACAAGGTACATCGGCATCTCTAAAGGAGGCAATTACTAAATTTGAAGAGGCAGCTAAACTGTATCACCAAATGCGTGAAACTCGTTCAGAATCTGCTGCTATTGGTTACATTGGCTATATCTATTCATTGTTAGGAGAAAAGCCGAAAGCACTTGAGTTTCATCACCAAGCTTTGCTCCTTAGAAAAAAAGTGGGAGATAAAAGAGGGGAAGCTATTACACTTAACCACATCGGTAGTATTTACGATGATTTGGGAGAAAAACAGAAGGCATTAGAATTCTATAACCAAGCTTTACCTTTGAGAAGGCAAATAGGAGATAAACGTGGGGAAGCCACTACTCTTAATAACATTGCTTTACTCTACGACTCTTTGGGAGAAAAACAGCAAGCAGTTTTGTTATACAACCAAGTTTTACCCCTAAGAAGAGCAGAGAGAGATAAACGTGGAGAAGCGATTACTCTTAACAATATTGGCAGTGTTTATGATGAATTGGGAGAAAAGCAAAAGGCATTAGATTTCTACAATCAAGCTTTACCTATATGTCGATTGTTAGGAGATAAAGATCGAGAAGCCACTACTCTTAATAATATTGGCAGTGTCTACAATTTTCTGAAAGAAAATCAGAAAGCATTGACATTTTATAACCAAGCTTTGCCTCTAAAAAAATTAGTGGGTGATAGAAGCGGGGAGGCTAATATCCTCAACAATATTGCTTCTGTGTACGATTCCCTGAAAGAAAAGCAGAAAGCATTGACATTATACAACCAAGCTTTGACTTTATATCAAGACGTGGGGGATAGAGGTGGAGAAGCTAATACTCTTCGTAATCTTGCTTACCTGCAACGAAACCAAGGTAATCTCAATGAAGCATTGATTCAAATCCAGTCAGCTATCAAGATAATTGAAAATTTACGGACTAAAATTACTAGTGAAACTCTACGCACTTCCTATTTTTCCAGTGTTCAAAGTTATTATAAATTATATATTGACCTATTAATGCAATTGCACAAACAACAACCATCAAAAGGTTATGATGCCCTCGCACTGCACGCTAATGAAAGCGCCCGCGCTCGTAGTTTGTTAGAATTAATTACAGAAGCTAATGCAGATATTCGTCAAGGTGTAGATTCTACGTTGCTACAAGCAGAACGGAATATACAAAAACAACTTGATAATAATGAAAAACTCCGTATTCAATTACTTAATAGCAAATCTACACCCGAACAAATACAAGCTTTAGAAACAGAAACTGCTACACTTTTAAAACAATCTCAGGATATTAAAACACAAATTCGTATTAAGAGTCCGCGTTATGCTGCTTTAACTCAACCCCAACCGTTGACATTACCACAAATTCAACAACAGGTATTAGGTGAAAATACCCTACTTTTAGAATATTCCCTTGGTGAAGAAAAGAGTTATCTTTGGGCAGTTTCAAAAACAGAAATAACAAGTTATGAACTTCCTAAAAATGCGGATATAGTCTCCTTAGTTAAAAAATTCCGTAATGAAATTATTAAACCTCAATCTGGAAGAAAAATAGTAGCTAGAGCCGCAGTCCCTTTAACGCAAATATTACTTAATCCAGTTGCAGAAAAGTTAGCAAATAAAAGATTAGTTATTGTTGGTGATGGTGCTTTACAATATTTACCATTTGCAGCTTTAATATCTCCTAATTCTGATCCTGAACAATATAAATTCTTAATAGTTAATCACGAAATTATTACTCTACCATCAGCTTCTACAGTGGCAATTCTCCGCACTGAACAAAAAGGGCGCAAAACTCCATCTAAGGGTTTAGCCTTGTTAGCAGACCCGGTATTTGACATTGATGATGAACGTTTTATTAGTCAAAAAACGCCAATCAAACGAAATACAGATAATTTAGAATATCTGGCTTTAAAAAGAGCCGTTAGTGATACAGATATCAGATTTGCTCGATTACGTTTTACGCGCAAAGAAGCAGAAAAAATTTTAAACTTAATACCAAAATATCAAAGTTTACAAGCGTATGATTTTGCGGCTAATCGCCAATTTGCTACAAGTTCTCAACTAAGTCAATATCGAATCATACATTTTGCTACTCACGGTATTGTTAACAGTAAACAACCAGAGTTATCAGGGTTGGTTCTTTCACTTTTTGATCAACAAGGTAAGCCAGAAAATGGCTTTTTACGTCTGCATGATATTTTTAATCTCAAACTATCCGCAGATTTGGTGGTTTTAAGTGCTTGTCAAACAGGTTTAGGTAAAGAAATCGCAGGAGAAGGATTAATAGGATTGACAAGAGGATTTATGTATGCAGGTAGTTCTCGTGTGGTTATGAGTTTATGGAATGTCTCTGATCAGGGGACATCGGTACTGATGGGAAAATTTTATCAAAAGATGCTACAAGGAGGTTTAAAACCAGCTACGGCCTTACGAGAAGCACAGATTGAAATGTTAAATGATAAGCGGTTTTCTAAACCTGATTATTGGGCAGCTTTTACTATTCAAGGTGATTGGTGA
- a CDS encoding tyrosine-type recombinase/integrase — MKVQKVKLPNSDKFTWTVLGDDYLPIQPIQQFLSYLKSVEKSPNTIRSYAYHLKLYWEYLGDTNKDWTKIKESDIADFIAWLRSPQPNVASIYEQKAKRTESTVNLIITSVAMLYDYQERLGVVTGIPLYTSRMQPGRKYKPFLHHISKSKPIRTKLIKLKEPKRLPKTLSKEEIQQLIAACHRLRDKFLISLLYESGIRIGQALGMRHSDIQSWDNLIWIVPRDDNANGARVKTKNKYSIHVSQELMGIYSEYLLTEFNDTDSDYIFVNLWEGKIGQAMTYGAVAQLFLRLSEKTDVYARPHMIRHSHATELIRAGWDAAHVQKRLGHAQVQTVLNTYTHLSQEDMKEAYQDYLNKRDK; from the coding sequence GTGAAAGTTCAAAAAGTAAAACTTCCTAATAGCGATAAATTTACTTGGACGGTTTTAGGAGACGATTATTTGCCGATTCAACCAATTCAACAATTTTTAAGCTATTTGAAAAGCGTTGAAAAATCTCCTAACACTATTAGATCATACGCTTATCACCTGAAACTTTACTGGGAATACCTTGGAGACACAAATAAAGATTGGACAAAAATTAAAGAGTCAGATATTGCTGATTTCATAGCTTGGCTAAGAAGTCCACAGCCAAACGTTGCTTCTATTTATGAGCAAAAAGCCAAAAGAACTGAATCAACAGTCAATCTAATTATTACCTCGGTGGCGATGCTCTACGACTACCAGGAAAGGCTAGGAGTAGTTACAGGCATTCCACTTTATACATCTAGAATGCAGCCAGGAAGGAAATACAAGCCCTTTCTTCATCACATCAGCAAAAGTAAACCCATTAGAACCAAGCTGATTAAGCTGAAAGAGCCGAAGCGATTACCTAAAACTTTATCAAAAGAAGAAATTCAACAATTGATTGCTGCGTGTCATAGATTAAGAGATAAATTTCTAATCTCTTTACTCTATGAAAGCGGTATTCGCATCGGACAAGCTTTAGGTATGAGGCATTCTGATATCCAGTCTTGGGATAATCTCATTTGGATTGTGCCAAGAGATGATAATGCTAACGGAGCTAGAGTAAAAACCAAAAATAAGTATTCTATTCACGTTAGCCAAGAGCTAATGGGTATCTATTCAGAATATTTACTTACAGAATTTAACGATACAGACAGTGATTACATTTTTGTAAATCTTTGGGAAGGCAAGATTGGGCAAGCAATGACATACGGTGCTGTCGCACAATTATTTTTAAGATTGAGCGAAAAAACCGATGTATATGCTCGTCCTCACATGATCAGGCATAGCCACGCAACAGAGTTAATTCGAGCAGGATGGGATGCTGCTCATGTTCAGAAAAGATTAGGACACGCTCAAGTTCAAACTGTTCTCAATACTTACACTCACCTCAGTCAAGAGGACATGAAAGAAGCTTATCAAGATTATCTAAATAAGAGAGATAAATAA
- a CDS encoding cysteine desulfurase family protein has protein sequence MQIYLDYSATTPTRPEAIAAMQAVLTQQWGNPSSLHEWGNRSALVVEQARMQVAALINAVPESIIFTSGGTEADNLAIMGVARCYAVPQHIIISSVEHSAISEPVRMLESCGWKVTRLSVDSQGRVNPEDLKSALRHNTVLVSVIYGQSEVGTVQPIVELGKIAKIHGALFHTDAVQVAGRLPLDVQTLAVDLLSLSSHKLYGPLGAGALYVRPGVELISLLGGGGQEKGLRSGTQATPAIAGFGVAAELAGKELETETARLIKLRDRLFSLLADVAGLIPTGDMIHRLPHHLSFCLEYADGEKISGKTLVRQLNLAGIGISAGAACNSGKLSPSPILLAMGYSQKRALGGIRLTLGKQTTEADIDWTAMVLKQVLQRLTQDLYLFIIRNS, from the coding sequence ATGCAAATATATTTAGATTACAGTGCTACTACTCCAACTCGTCCCGAAGCGATCGCTGCTATGCAAGCAGTATTAACTCAACAGTGGGGTAATCCTTCCAGTTTACATGAATGGGGCAACCGCTCGGCTTTGGTTGTGGAACAAGCGAGAATGCAAGTTGCAGCTTTAATAAATGCTGTTCCCGAATCAATTATTTTTACCTCTGGGGGAACAGAAGCAGATAATTTAGCAATTATGGGTGTGGCGCGATGTTATGCTGTACCCCAACATATAATTATTTCTAGTGTGGAACATTCGGCCATTTCCGAACCTGTGCGAATGTTAGAAAGCTGTGGTTGGAAAGTTACCCGTTTAAGTGTAGATAGTCAAGGAAGAGTTAATCCAGAAGATTTAAAATCAGCTTTGCGACATAATACAGTTTTGGTATCTGTGATTTATGGACAAAGCGAAGTGGGAACAGTGCAACCGATTGTAGAATTGGGTAAAATTGCTAAAATACATGGTGCTTTGTTCCATACCGATGCGGTACAAGTTGCAGGACGTTTACCCCTAGATGTGCAGACTTTAGCTGTAGATTTATTGAGTTTATCTAGTCATAAATTATATGGACCCTTGGGTGCAGGTGCTTTATATGTGCGTCCAGGTGTGGAGTTAATTTCTTTGCTGGGTGGTGGTGGCCAGGAAAAAGGACTGCGTTCAGGTACACAAGCAACACCAGCTATTGCGGGTTTTGGGGTAGCTGCGGAGTTAGCGGGAAAGGAGTTGGAGACAGAAACAGCGAGATTGATCAAGTTGCGCGATCGCCTATTTTCTCTTTTAGCAGATGTTGCCGGTTTAATTCCTACAGGTGATATGATTCATCGTTTACCCCATCATCTTAGTTTTTGTTTAGAATATGCTGATGGTGAAAAAATCAGTGGTAAAACATTAGTTCGTCAGTTAAATTTAGCGGGAATTGGTATTAGTGCGGGTGCTGCTTGTAATAGTGGAAAATTAAGCCCCAGTCCAATTTTATTAGCTATGGGTTATTCTCAGAAACGGGCTTTGGGAGGAATTAGATTAACCTTGGGAAAACAGACAACGGAAGCCGATATTGATTGGACGGCGATGGTTTTGAAACAGGTTTTGCAGAGGTTGACACAAGATTTATACCTATTCATAATTCGTAATTCGTAA